Proteins encoded together in one Venturia canescens isolate UGA chromosome 10, ASM1945775v1, whole genome shotgun sequence window:
- the LOC122416975 gene encoding KH domain-containing, RNA-binding, signal transduction-associated protein 2-like isoform X1 translates to MKMHVGEEDNEIGGGQHTHHPHYNSYNKHDSSGGRGGGGRGGGGGGGGGGNCDGIERRMVDITRDKPIKVNVRVQVPVRDHPKFNFVGKLLGPKGNSLKRLQEETGCKMAVLGRGSMKDRQKEEELRVSGDPKFSHLMEDLHVEISAYATPAEAHARIAWALAEVGRFLVPDYNDDIRQEQMWEMQILSTQQGREGSYQTTDAPSSPETGSEAASSPTSSITANSLEGQESSAPRPSPSPPHPASLKAQGAPLQAVTPTLGGRKRPLLPGARPAMSPVKRTVMTLLARARAAQNKEPLQPPPSIVGSGNHPQSPTSIIQATLQMPTGGGCLQPGTQQVSQQVVPPGVGQQVQPQQIQLVGQSVPQQTAQHTPAPQQRQTIIPQHSQHQVLPPALHGLIHAHFRRAAGGPTVVPMLREDFMAGVNLV, encoded by the exons ATTCGAGCGGCGGCAGAGGAGGCGGTGGACGAGGCGGAGGtggtggcggcggcggcggcggaaATTGCGACGGGATTGAACGGCGAATGGTCGACATCACGCGGGATAAGCCGATTAAAGTAAACGTGAGGGTTCAGGTGCCCGTTCGCGATCATCCGAAG TTCAACTTCGTCGGCAAACTCCTAGGTCCAAAGGGAAATTCGCTCAAGCGGTTACAGGAAGAAACCGGCTGTAAAATGGCCGTTCTCGGCCGAGGCTCCATGAAAGATCGACAGAAG GAGGAAGAGCTCAGAGTCAGCGGGGATCCGAAATTCTCACATCTCATGGAAGATTTACACGTGGAGATATCCGCATACGCAACACCGGCGGAAGCTCATGCCCGGATCGCATGGGCTCTGGCAGAAGTGGGTCGGTTCCTGGTTCCG GATTACAACGACGACATAAGGCAGGAACAAATGTGGGAGATGCAAATATTGAGCACGCAGCAAGGTCGGGAGGGCTCGTATCAAACAACGGACGCACCCTCGAGTCCGGAGACAGGCTCAGAGGCTGCAAGTTCTCCGACTTCGAGTATCACAGCGAACTCACTCGAGGGACAAGAATCCTCAGCCCCGAGGCCAAGTCCCTCGCCTCCTCATCCCGCAAGCCTCAAGGCTCAGGGCGCTCCACTTCAGGCCGTAACGCCGACCTTAG GGGGTCGAAAACGGCCGCTGTTACCTGGTGCGAGGCCCGCGATGTCGCCGGTAAAACGCACCGTAATGACCCTTCTTGCTCGGGCCCGTGCAGCCCAAAACAAAGAGCCGCTCCAACCACCCCCGTCGATCGTCGGCTCCGGCAACCATCCGCAGTCCCCGACCTCAATAATCCAAGCAACTCTTCAGATGCCAACTGGTGGCGGCTGCTTGCAGCCCGGAACTCAACAAGTCTCCCAGCAAGTCGTTCCCCCCGGTGTCGGCCAGCAGGTTCAACCCCAACAGATCCAACTGGTCGGGCAATCGGTCCCCCAACAAACCGCCCAACACACACCGGCTCCGCAGCAACGTCAGACCATCATACCCCAACACTCCCAACACCAAGTTCTACCGCCGGCGTTACATGGCCTGATACACGCGCA TTTCAGGAGGGCTGCCGGTGGGCCGACGGTGGTACCGATGCTACGAGAGGATTTCATGGCAGGGGTGAACCTTGTTTAA
- the LOC122416975 gene encoding KH domain-containing, RNA-binding, signal transduction-associated protein 2-like isoform X2: protein MKMHVGEEDNEIGGGQHTHHPHYNSYNKHDSSGGRGGGGRGGGGGGGGGGNCDGIERRMVDITRDKPIKVNVRVQVPVRDHPKFNFVGKLLGPKGNSLKRLQEETGCKMAVLGRGSMKDRQKEEELRVSGDPKFSHLMEDLHVEISAYATPAEAHARIAWALAEVGRFLVPDYNDDIRQEQMWEMQILSTQQGREGSYQTTDAPSSPETGSEAASSPTSSITANSLEGQESSAPRPSPSPPHPASLKAQGAPLQAVTPTLGGRKRPLLPGARPAMSPVKRTVMTLLARARAAQNKEPLQPPPSIVGSGNHPQSPTSIIQATLQMPTGGGCLQPGTQQVSQQVVPPGVGQQVQPQQIQLVGQSVPQQTAQHTPAPQQRQTIIPQHSQHQVLPPALHGLIHAQRAAGGPTVVPMLREDFMAGVNLV from the exons ATTCGAGCGGCGGCAGAGGAGGCGGTGGACGAGGCGGAGGtggtggcggcggcggcggcggaaATTGCGACGGGATTGAACGGCGAATGGTCGACATCACGCGGGATAAGCCGATTAAAGTAAACGTGAGGGTTCAGGTGCCCGTTCGCGATCATCCGAAG TTCAACTTCGTCGGCAAACTCCTAGGTCCAAAGGGAAATTCGCTCAAGCGGTTACAGGAAGAAACCGGCTGTAAAATGGCCGTTCTCGGCCGAGGCTCCATGAAAGATCGACAGAAG GAGGAAGAGCTCAGAGTCAGCGGGGATCCGAAATTCTCACATCTCATGGAAGATTTACACGTGGAGATATCCGCATACGCAACACCGGCGGAAGCTCATGCCCGGATCGCATGGGCTCTGGCAGAAGTGGGTCGGTTCCTGGTTCCG GATTACAACGACGACATAAGGCAGGAACAAATGTGGGAGATGCAAATATTGAGCACGCAGCAAGGTCGGGAGGGCTCGTATCAAACAACGGACGCACCCTCGAGTCCGGAGACAGGCTCAGAGGCTGCAAGTTCTCCGACTTCGAGTATCACAGCGAACTCACTCGAGGGACAAGAATCCTCAGCCCCGAGGCCAAGTCCCTCGCCTCCTCATCCCGCAAGCCTCAAGGCTCAGGGCGCTCCACTTCAGGCCGTAACGCCGACCTTAG GGGGTCGAAAACGGCCGCTGTTACCTGGTGCGAGGCCCGCGATGTCGCCGGTAAAACGCACCGTAATGACCCTTCTTGCTCGGGCCCGTGCAGCCCAAAACAAAGAGCCGCTCCAACCACCCCCGTCGATCGTCGGCTCCGGCAACCATCCGCAGTCCCCGACCTCAATAATCCAAGCAACTCTTCAGATGCCAACTGGTGGCGGCTGCTTGCAGCCCGGAACTCAACAAGTCTCCCAGCAAGTCGTTCCCCCCGGTGTCGGCCAGCAGGTTCAACCCCAACAGATCCAACTGGTCGGGCAATCGGTCCCCCAACAAACCGCCCAACACACACCGGCTCCGCAGCAACGTCAGACCATCATACCCCAACACTCCCAACACCAAGTTCTACCGCCGGCGTTACATGGCCTGATACACGCGCA GAGGGCTGCCGGTGGGCCGACGGTGGTACCGATGCTACGAGAGGATTTCATGGCAGGGGTGAACCTTGTTTAA
- the LOC122416975 gene encoding KH domain-containing, RNA-binding, signal transduction-associated protein 2-like isoform X3: MVDITRDKPIKVNVRVQVPVRDHPKFNFVGKLLGPKGNSLKRLQEETGCKMAVLGRGSMKDRQKEEELRVSGDPKFSHLMEDLHVEISAYATPAEAHARIAWALAEVGRFLVPDYNDDIRQEQMWEMQILSTQQGREGSYQTTDAPSSPETGSEAASSPTSSITANSLEGQESSAPRPSPSPPHPASLKAQGAPLQAVTPTLGGRKRPLLPGARPAMSPVKRTVMTLLARARAAQNKEPLQPPPSIVGSGNHPQSPTSIIQATLQMPTGGGCLQPGTQQVSQQVVPPGVGQQVQPQQIQLVGQSVPQQTAQHTPAPQQRQTIIPQHSQHQVLPPALHGLIHAHFRRAAGGPTVVPMLREDFMAGVNLV, encoded by the exons ATGGTCGACATCACGCGGGATAAGCCGATTAAAGTAAACGTGAGGGTTCAGGTGCCCGTTCGCGATCATCCGAAG TTCAACTTCGTCGGCAAACTCCTAGGTCCAAAGGGAAATTCGCTCAAGCGGTTACAGGAAGAAACCGGCTGTAAAATGGCCGTTCTCGGCCGAGGCTCCATGAAAGATCGACAGAAG GAGGAAGAGCTCAGAGTCAGCGGGGATCCGAAATTCTCACATCTCATGGAAGATTTACACGTGGAGATATCCGCATACGCAACACCGGCGGAAGCTCATGCCCGGATCGCATGGGCTCTGGCAGAAGTGGGTCGGTTCCTGGTTCCG GATTACAACGACGACATAAGGCAGGAACAAATGTGGGAGATGCAAATATTGAGCACGCAGCAAGGTCGGGAGGGCTCGTATCAAACAACGGACGCACCCTCGAGTCCGGAGACAGGCTCAGAGGCTGCAAGTTCTCCGACTTCGAGTATCACAGCGAACTCACTCGAGGGACAAGAATCCTCAGCCCCGAGGCCAAGTCCCTCGCCTCCTCATCCCGCAAGCCTCAAGGCTCAGGGCGCTCCACTTCAGGCCGTAACGCCGACCTTAG GGGGTCGAAAACGGCCGCTGTTACCTGGTGCGAGGCCCGCGATGTCGCCGGTAAAACGCACCGTAATGACCCTTCTTGCTCGGGCCCGTGCAGCCCAAAACAAAGAGCCGCTCCAACCACCCCCGTCGATCGTCGGCTCCGGCAACCATCCGCAGTCCCCGACCTCAATAATCCAAGCAACTCTTCAGATGCCAACTGGTGGCGGCTGCTTGCAGCCCGGAACTCAACAAGTCTCCCAGCAAGTCGTTCCCCCCGGTGTCGGCCAGCAGGTTCAACCCCAACAGATCCAACTGGTCGGGCAATCGGTCCCCCAACAAACCGCCCAACACACACCGGCTCCGCAGCAACGTCAGACCATCATACCCCAACACTCCCAACACCAAGTTCTACCGCCGGCGTTACATGGCCTGATACACGCGCA TTTCAGGAGGGCTGCCGGTGGGCCGACGGTGGTACCGATGCTACGAGAGGATTTCATGGCAGGGGTGAACCTTGTTTAA
- the LOC122416976 gene encoding torso-like protein: MTTKNSANDRLPMHSATERESTRWLRRSASNRRAWKGGSLLLTLAVLSVTRGTLSQKPPTGGAIRVYNNFDSLGKNTRFVPQNGKESSLFSERVVKVFKNPPIRPKYEKPAESDVIFAGDFGMEFCSSLDRLFESYFSELKIENLNKPWRIFTKNWTDCDVAEHFGINPVHLDDHLYSYLLVRIRRIHDGKRIAGSVKDLERDEAVGKKIDSIAVNDNPDGLADVTQFISSVGSHYVRSYTTGNSLFQVLVYPKIFFDSLKNVLYQRRLADLSRGQRVAFDAAYYNFEHNGTIKTASGNRSVEAWAVENVPYENGNKYNDLLNSVWQNEAKLRRLNQLLQDEVILQLNLRSVAPLFKEPQRRNQFLEMIKKYFENGLGNTREL, translated from the exons ATGACGACGAAGAACAGCGCCAATGATCGACTTCCGATGCACTCGGCGACAGAAAGAG AGTCGACGAGGTGGCTGCGAAGATCTGCATCGAATCGAAGAGCGTGGAAGGGTGGTTCGTTGTTGCTCACTTTGGCGGTACTGAGCGTCACTCGAGGAACGCTTTCACAAAAGCCGCCGACAGGTGGCGCGATACGAGTCTACAATAATTTCGACTCCCTTGGCAAAAACACGAGATTCGTACCTCAAAATGGCAAAGAAAGTTCGTTATTTAGCGAACGAGTGgtcaaagtttttaaaaatccaCCAATAAGGCCGAAGTACGAAAAGCCGGCGGAGAGCGACGTCATATTCGCCGGTGACTTTGGCATGGAATTTTGCAGCAGCCTTGACCGGCTGTTCGAATCTTATTTCAGTgaattgaaaatcgaaaatttgaacaAACCTTGGCGAATTTTCACCAAGAACTGGACTGACTGTGACGTCGCTGAGCATTTCGGCATAAACCCGGTGCATCTCGACGACCATCTTTATTCCTACCTCCTCGTCAGAATCCGGAGAATTCATGACGGTAAACGGATCGCAGGCTCAGTCAAAGATCTTGAACGCGACGAAGCAGTCGGTAAGAAAATCGACAGCATCGCTGTCAATGATAACCCCGATGGCCTCGCCGATGTTACTCAATTTATAAGTAGCGTTGGCTCGCATTACGTTCGTTCTTATACCACGGGAAATTCCCTCTTTCAG gttTTAGTTTatccaaaaattttcttcgattcgcTAAAAAATGTGTTGTACCAGCGAAGGCTGGCTGATCTGTCAAGAGGCCAACGGGTTGCTTTCGATGCGGCTTATTACAACTTCGAGCACAATGGAACGATTAAAACAGCGAGTGGAAATCGTTCGGTCGAGGCTTGGGCAGTCGAAAATGTGCCATATGAAAATGGCAACAAATATAACGATCTTTTGAATTCCGTTTGGCAGAACGAAGCAAAGTTACGACGATTGAATCAACTCCTGCAAGACGAAGTTATTCTTCAGCTGAATCTCCGATCCGTAGCACCGCTTTTTAAAGAGCCTCAACGTCGTAACCAATTCttggaaatgataaaaaaatattttgaaaatggaCTCGGAAATACTCGTGAATTATAG